One Kribbella sp. NBC_00662 genomic region harbors:
- a CDS encoding type II toxin-antitoxin system VapB family antitoxin: protein MIFKRVGEDRPYPDHGLRPKDWSSLPPRQVRLDELVTTKGTLDLNALLDEDSTFYGDLFAHVVEWKGDMYLEDGLHRALRAALQQRQVLHARVLVVD, encoded by the coding sequence GTGATCTTCAAGCGCGTCGGGGAAGACCGGCCGTACCCGGACCATGGGCTGCGGCCGAAGGACTGGTCCTCGCTGCCGCCACGGCAGGTGCGGCTGGACGAGCTCGTCACGACGAAGGGCACCCTTGACCTGAACGCGCTGCTCGACGAGGACTCGACCTTCTACGGCGACCTGTTCGCGCACGTCGTGGAGTGGAAGGGCGACATGTACCTCGAGGACGGGCTGCACCGCGCGCTGCGCGCCGCGCTGCAGCAGCGTCAGGTTCTCCACGCTCGGGTCTTGGTAGTGGACTGA
- a CDS encoding helicase HerA-like domain-containing protein yields the protein MAESDVVETVKQGYAFEGPALELGALLVDGEPQPDAAVRIPLGMMNRHGLVAGATGTGKTKTLQLMAEQLSAAGVAVFAADIKGDLSGISQPGESSDKLLARTKAIGQDWTPTGYPTEFYALGGQGTGIPIRATITSFGPVLLSKVLGLNDVQESSLGLIFHYADKAGLTLLDLKDLRAVIQHLTSDEGKDDLKELGGLSAATAGVILRSLIGFADQGAEAFFGEPEFDTADLLQQRDGKGLISLLELPNLQDRPALFSTFLMWLLADLFHDLPEVGDVDKPKLVFFFDEAHLLFNDASKAFLDSIAQTVRLIRSKGVGVFFVTQTPKDVPDDVLAQLGSRVQHQLRAHTPNDAKALKATVSTFPSSSYDLGEVLTQLGIGEAIVTVMNEKGAPTPVAWTRLRAPQSLMAPASAEQQTASVQASPNNAKYSQAVDRESAYEMLAAKVQAGAAQAEAEKQAQEQAKQQPESRPRAQKQEKSVVEQVIGSSAFKQFARSAGREIVRGLFGAARRR from the coding sequence ATGGCCGAGTCAGATGTCGTGGAGACCGTCAAACAGGGGTATGCGTTCGAGGGTCCGGCCCTCGAGTTGGGTGCGCTGCTGGTCGACGGCGAGCCGCAACCGGACGCGGCGGTCCGGATCCCGCTCGGGATGATGAACCGGCACGGCCTGGTCGCGGGCGCCACCGGTACCGGAAAGACGAAGACACTTCAGTTGATGGCCGAGCAGCTGTCCGCGGCCGGCGTCGCGGTGTTCGCCGCCGACATCAAGGGCGACCTGTCCGGGATCTCGCAGCCGGGTGAGAGCAGCGACAAGCTGCTGGCCCGGACCAAGGCGATCGGCCAGGACTGGACCCCGACCGGGTACCCGACCGAGTTCTACGCGCTCGGCGGCCAGGGCACCGGCATCCCGATCCGCGCCACGATCACGTCGTTCGGGCCGGTGCTGCTGTCGAAGGTGCTCGGGCTGAACGACGTACAGGAGTCGTCGCTCGGGCTGATCTTCCACTACGCCGACAAGGCCGGGCTGACGCTGCTCGACCTCAAGGACCTGCGCGCGGTGATCCAGCACCTGACCTCCGACGAGGGCAAGGACGACCTGAAGGAGCTCGGCGGGCTGTCCGCGGCGACCGCGGGCGTGATCCTGCGGTCGCTGATCGGGTTCGCGGACCAGGGCGCGGAGGCGTTCTTCGGCGAGCCGGAGTTCGACACCGCCGACCTGCTCCAGCAGCGCGACGGCAAGGGGCTCATCTCGCTGCTCGAGCTGCCGAACCTGCAGGACCGGCCGGCGCTGTTCTCGACGTTCCTGATGTGGCTGCTCGCCGACCTGTTCCACGACCTGCCCGAGGTCGGCGACGTGGACAAGCCGAAGCTGGTGTTCTTCTTCGACGAGGCGCACCTGCTGTTCAACGACGCGTCGAAGGCGTTCCTGGACTCGATCGCGCAGACCGTCCGGCTGATCCGGTCGAAGGGTGTCGGCGTGTTCTTCGTGACGCAGACGCCGAAGGACGTGCCGGACGACGTACTGGCGCAGCTCGGTTCGCGGGTGCAGCACCAGCTGCGGGCGCACACACCGAACGACGCGAAGGCGCTGAAGGCGACGGTGTCGACGTTCCCGAGCTCGTCGTACGACCTCGGTGAGGTGCTGACCCAGCTCGGGATCGGCGAGGCGATCGTGACCGTGATGAACGAGAAGGGCGCCCCGACGCCGGTCGCGTGGACCCGGTTGCGCGCGCCGCAGTCGCTGATGGCGCCGGCGTCGGCCGAGCAGCAGACCGCGTCGGTGCAGGCCTCGCCGAACAACGCGAAGTACTCGCAGGCGGTCGACCGCGAGTCGGCGTACGAGATGCTGGCGGCGAAGGTGCAGGCCGGCGCGGCGCAGGCCGAGGCCGAGAAGCAGGCCCAGGAGCAGGCCAAGCAGCAGCCGGAGTCGAGGCCGCGGGCGCAGAAGCAGGAGAAGTCGGTGGTCGAGCAGGTCATCGGTTCGTCGGCGTTCAAGCAGTTCGCCCGCTCGGCCGGCCGGGAGATCGTCCGCGGGCTCTTCGGCGCGGCCCGAAGGCGCTGA
- a CDS encoding diguanylate cyclase: MVAQSRRAIRSWALWTLTVPAFAVVVLVDLAAIGYGVQAFTDRPDWRGLDVVFALTVSALISVEGARRVENRRRRGGALHKDLAPAWMIAAAVILHPALAILVAVLLRIWWRIRAGKCIPYRWAFSTAVHVLAVGAAHAVFVSLRDVVGGDLGLVVSMVGASAAYVATDTLLCGLAISLIIPGSSRREAVGGLDDLGTDATAATLGCLLAAACLISPWFAFVAIPITLTAQRALLLGQLESEAQTDPKTSLTRVDWWRRRTEEMLRTSRTQREPMAVLLIDIDHFKQVNDRHGHLVGDEALRAVATILRSAIRVKDVIGRFGGEEFVIALPDTGLDEATVTADRLRNAVSASPLAAMCAGVLDDPDLDPDTFHLTVSIGVAVYPTDGATVDDLLLRADRAMYAAKAAGRDRVRLAADIVALPRLTASTQFSEPAEPLAQAQRPVR; this comes from the coding sequence ATGGTTGCACAGAGTAGGCGAGCGATACGATCCTGGGCGCTCTGGACCCTGACGGTTCCGGCGTTCGCCGTCGTGGTGCTCGTCGACCTGGCCGCGATCGGGTACGGCGTGCAGGCGTTCACGGACCGTCCCGACTGGCGGGGCCTGGATGTCGTGTTCGCGCTGACCGTCTCGGCGCTGATCTCGGTCGAGGGCGCCCGCCGGGTGGAGAACCGGCGGCGGCGCGGCGGCGCGCTGCACAAGGACCTCGCTCCGGCCTGGATGATCGCCGCGGCCGTGATCCTGCATCCGGCGCTGGCGATCCTGGTCGCGGTACTGCTCCGGATCTGGTGGCGGATCCGGGCCGGCAAGTGCATCCCGTACCGGTGGGCCTTCTCGACCGCGGTGCACGTGCTCGCGGTCGGCGCCGCGCACGCGGTCTTCGTCTCGCTCCGCGACGTCGTCGGCGGCGACCTCGGCCTGGTCGTCTCGATGGTCGGCGCCTCGGCGGCGTACGTCGCGACCGACACCCTGCTCTGCGGGCTGGCGATCTCGCTGATCATCCCGGGCAGCAGCCGCCGCGAGGCAGTCGGCGGGCTCGACGACCTGGGTACCGACGCGACCGCCGCCACGCTGGGCTGTCTCCTCGCGGCCGCCTGCCTGATCAGCCCGTGGTTCGCGTTCGTGGCGATCCCGATCACGCTGACCGCGCAGCGCGCGCTGCTGCTCGGACAGTTGGAGTCCGAGGCGCAGACCGATCCGAAGACGAGCCTGACCAGGGTCGACTGGTGGCGCCGCCGGACCGAGGAGATGCTGCGGACCTCGCGGACCCAGCGGGAACCGATGGCGGTCCTGCTGATCGACATCGACCACTTCAAACAGGTCAACGACCGGCACGGTCACCTGGTCGGCGACGAGGCGCTGCGCGCGGTCGCGACCATCCTGCGCAGCGCGATCCGGGTCAAGGACGTGATCGGGCGGTTCGGCGGCGAGGAGTTCGTGATCGCGCTCCCGGACACCGGGCTCGACGAGGCGACGGTGACCGCGGACCGGCTCCGCAACGCGGTCTCCGCCAGCCCGCTCGCCGCGATGTGCGCCGGCGTACTCGACGATCCGGACCTGGATCCGGACACCTTCCACCTGACCGTCAGCATCGGCGTCGCGGTGTACCCGACCGACGGGGCGACCGTCGACGACCTGCTGCTCCGCGCCGACCGCGCGATGTACGCCGCCAAGGCCGCCGGCCGCGACCGGGTCCGCCTGGCCGCCGACATCGTCGCGCTGCCCCGGCTGACCGCGTCGACACAATTCTCCGAACCAGCAGAACCTTTGGCCCAGGCGCAGCGTCCTGTGAGGTGA
- a CDS encoding SigE family RNA polymerase sigma factor, protein MAATGSRDDDFTAFVLARSARLVHFARMLCGDAGLAEDLVQNALEKAYLRWDRIEMADPFAYVRQAVVNQHLSWVRRRPWRERPSGGATELDLFLGPVVDDPSGAVNRRVGLGAALETLSRRERAVVVLRYVEDLTERQTAEVLGVAVGTVKSANARALDKLRAAPELSGVPVGERA, encoded by the coding sequence ATGGCGGCGACGGGGAGTCGTGACGACGACTTCACGGCTTTCGTGCTGGCCAGATCCGCGCGGTTGGTGCACTTCGCGCGGATGCTGTGCGGCGATGCCGGCCTCGCCGAGGACCTGGTGCAGAACGCGCTCGAGAAGGCGTATCTGCGCTGGGACCGGATCGAGATGGCCGACCCGTTCGCGTACGTCCGGCAGGCCGTGGTCAACCAGCACCTGTCCTGGGTACGACGGCGGCCGTGGCGGGAGCGTCCGAGCGGCGGAGCGACCGAGCTCGACCTGTTCCTCGGTCCGGTCGTCGACGATCCTTCCGGTGCGGTCAATCGGCGAGTGGGGCTGGGGGCCGCGCTCGAGACGCTGAGCCGGCGGGAGCGTGCGGTCGTCGTACTGCGGTATGTCGAGGACCTGACCGAGCGGCAGACCGCGGAGGTCCTCGGGGTCGCGGTCGGCACGGTGAAGAGCGCCAACGCGCGGGCTCTGGACAAGCTGCGCGCTGCTCCGGAGCTGAGCGGCGTACCGGTGGGGGAGCGAGCATGA
- a CDS encoding SigE family RNA polymerase sigma factor, with protein sequence MTRTADADFERFVVAQSTPLLRFAEMLCGDRHTAEDLVQQALMRSYPKWHRLEGDPLRYVRRVLVNRFLSQARRRWNNEVPSDPVANDWDQRAVADFAGAVQTREAVLSALGGLTVRERAVVALRYSQDLSEAETAELLGMAAGTVKSTASRALAKLRLAPDLIDSGVGGN encoded by the coding sequence ATGACCCGGACCGCGGACGCCGACTTCGAGCGATTCGTCGTGGCGCAGTCGACCCCCTTGCTCCGCTTCGCGGAGATGTTGTGCGGCGATCGGCACACCGCCGAGGATCTCGTGCAGCAGGCGTTGATGCGGTCCTATCCGAAATGGCACCGGCTGGAGGGCGACCCGTTGCGGTACGTCCGGCGGGTGCTGGTCAACCGATTCCTCTCCCAGGCCCGCCGGCGCTGGAACAACGAAGTACCCAGTGACCCGGTAGCAAACGATTGGGACCAGCGAGCGGTGGCGGACTTCGCCGGGGCGGTCCAGACCAGGGAGGCCGTGCTCTCGGCCCTCGGTGGTCTGACCGTCCGGGAGAGAGCCGTGGTCGCGCTGCGCTACTCGCAGGATCTCTCCGAGGCCGAGACCGCCGAGCTCCTCGGTATGGCGGCCGGGACCGTGAAGAGCACGGCTTCCCGGGCGCTGGCCAAGTTGCGTCTGGCACCCGACCTGATCGACAGCGGAGTTGGAGGAAACTGA
- a CDS encoding DinB family protein, with the protein MKPARDVADTIELHLQYLDRYREIVEKKLAGLSDAELRGSRLPSGWSPLELLKHLVFMERRWLRWGFTGEQVEHPWGDSGDDPDGRWAVTADDSLESLLTQLHAGGEFTRRVVSGADPAAVAEAGGRFGPDDRPTLNWILFHVLQEYARHAGHLDVARELVDGATGE; encoded by the coding sequence GTGAAGCCGGCAAGGGACGTCGCCGACACGATCGAGCTGCATCTGCAGTACCTCGATCGCTATCGCGAGATCGTCGAGAAGAAGCTGGCCGGGCTGAGCGATGCCGAGTTGCGCGGCAGCCGGCTGCCGTCGGGGTGGTCGCCGCTCGAACTGCTGAAGCATCTGGTGTTCATGGAGCGACGATGGCTGCGCTGGGGTTTCACCGGTGAACAGGTCGAGCATCCATGGGGCGACTCGGGCGACGATCCCGACGGTCGCTGGGCGGTGACGGCGGACGACTCGTTGGAGAGCCTGCTGACTCAGTTACATGCCGGCGGTGAATTCACGCGGCGAGTGGTGAGCGGCGCGGACCCGGCTGCGGTTGCCGAGGCCGGCGGGCGGTTCGGGCCGGACGATCGGCCGACGCTGAACTGGATCCTGTTCCACGTCCTGCAGGAGTACGCACGGCACGCGGGCCACTTGGACGTGGCCCGCGAGCTCGTGGATGGGGCCACCGGCGAGTAG
- a CDS encoding helix-turn-helix domain-containing protein, giving the protein MAATIEETFQRPVGELLRGWRERRRLSQLELANRVEVSTRHVSFVETGRSKPSRDMVLRLAEHLDVPLRDRNQLLLAGGFAPIYSEASLHSPAMLAVRTTLRRLLKAHEPFPALVVDRWWNIVEANAGIQIFTAGVDEKLLQAPINALRLTLHPDGLARRIGNIAEVRASALASLQRQAASTADPELQDLYDELRTYAADDRPAPPGPAEVVVPFNLTHDGRELSLLTMIATFGTPLDVTVSELMIESFYPADDATAEYLRGLS; this is encoded by the coding sequence ATGGCAGCAACGATCGAGGAGACGTTCCAGCGCCCCGTCGGCGAGCTTTTGCGCGGGTGGCGGGAGCGCCGCCGGCTCAGCCAGCTCGAGCTGGCGAACCGGGTCGAGGTGTCCACCCGGCATGTGAGTTTCGTCGAGACCGGGCGTTCCAAGCCGAGCCGGGACATGGTGCTGCGGCTGGCCGAGCACCTCGACGTACCGCTGCGCGACCGGAACCAACTGCTGCTCGCGGGCGGGTTCGCGCCGATCTACAGCGAAGCGTCGCTGCACTCGCCGGCGATGCTTGCCGTCCGTACGACGTTGCGCCGCCTGCTCAAGGCCCACGAGCCGTTCCCGGCGCTCGTCGTCGACCGCTGGTGGAACATCGTCGAGGCGAATGCCGGGATCCAGATCTTCACCGCCGGCGTCGACGAGAAGTTGCTCCAGGCACCGATCAACGCGCTCCGGCTGACCCTGCACCCGGACGGTCTGGCCCGGCGGATCGGCAACATCGCCGAGGTTCGCGCGAGCGCACTCGCCAGCCTGCAGCGTCAGGCGGCGAGCACCGCCGATCCCGAGCTCCAGGACCTGTACGACGAACTCCGCACTTATGCGGCCGACGACAGGCCGGCGCCACCCGGTCCGGCCGAGGTCGTCGTACCGTTCAACCTCACGCACGACGGGCGGGAACTGTCGCTGCTGACGATGATCGCGACCTTCGGCACCCCGCTCGACGTCACGGTGTCCGAGCTGATGATCGAGTCGTTCTATCCTGCCGACGATGCGACCGCGGAGTACTTGCGAGGTCTGTCGTGA
- a CDS encoding nuclear transport factor 2 family protein, producing MNATALADQYFAMWNAADADRRAELIAGTWTDDATFQDPSFETTGHDELNKLVGAAQQMFPGLSFVRTGDIDEHHTYLRWTWHLQAEGQEPVAGGTDIVVLDGDGKIQKLIGFHDFAPEH from the coding sequence ATGAACGCAACCGCTCTCGCCGACCAGTACTTCGCGATGTGGAACGCCGCCGACGCCGATCGCCGGGCCGAGCTCATCGCCGGGACCTGGACCGACGACGCGACCTTCCAGGACCCGAGCTTCGAGACCACCGGCCACGACGAGCTGAACAAGCTGGTCGGCGCCGCGCAGCAGATGTTCCCGGGTCTGTCCTTCGTCCGCACCGGTGACATCGACGAGCACCACACCTACCTGCGCTGGACCTGGCACCTCCAGGCCGAGGGACAGGAGCCGGTGGCCGGCGGTACTGACATCGTCGTCCTCGACGGCGACGGCAAGATCCAGAAGCTGATCGGGTTCCACGACTTCGCGCCCGAGCACTGA
- a CDS encoding phytanoyl-CoA dioxygenase family protein — translation MLTAEELDDFERDGIVKLPSAFSADDAARMRDGLWEELSARHGMDRDDRSTWTPTRPTGLKTSKSSRAANAILGARVRSALDGLLGEWLEPKHQGQVLVTMPEGGPWAVPHRQWHTDVGFEETPEAVNIWALLGDLEPGGGGTPQVAGSHKVIERFLTTTDEREFKAVRDAVLRSDPWFRNLTSEERTVDPMEPADLDGLPVRVIELTGQAGDVYLTHPWILHSIAPNAAETPRMMRSRFIYKGR, via the coding sequence ATGCTCACCGCCGAAGAGCTGGATGATTTCGAGCGCGACGGGATCGTGAAGCTCCCGTCCGCGTTCTCCGCCGACGATGCCGCGCGGATGCGAGACGGTTTGTGGGAGGAGCTGTCCGCGCGGCACGGGATGGACCGCGACGACCGTTCGACCTGGACCCCGACGCGACCGACCGGTCTCAAGACCAGCAAGTCCTCCCGCGCGGCCAACGCGATTCTCGGCGCGCGGGTCCGGTCCGCGCTCGACGGGCTGCTCGGCGAGTGGCTCGAGCCGAAGCATCAGGGCCAGGTCTTGGTCACCATGCCGGAGGGCGGGCCGTGGGCCGTGCCGCATCGCCAATGGCATACGGATGTGGGCTTCGAGGAAACCCCCGAGGCCGTGAACATCTGGGCGTTGCTCGGCGACCTCGAGCCCGGTGGCGGCGGGACGCCGCAGGTCGCGGGCTCGCACAAGGTGATCGAGCGGTTCTTGACGACGACCGACGAGCGCGAGTTCAAAGCGGTGCGCGACGCTGTGCTGCGGTCAGACCCGTGGTTCCGCAACCTGACGTCGGAGGAGCGCACGGTGGACCCGATGGAGCCGGCGGACCTCGACGGTCTACCGGTCCGCGTCATCGAGCTCACCGGTCAGGCTGGTGACGTGTACCTGACCCATCCATGGATCCTGCACTCGATTGCGCCCAATGCGGCCGAGACGCCCCGGATGATGCGCAGCCGCTTCATCTACAAAGGGCGTTGA
- a CDS encoding aminoglycoside phosphotransferase family protein: MIELPATFLRMPRWWTEGQAWLESLPQAVDEQCRRWNLVVAGPVAHGSNAIVVPVVRDGIELALRMSEPGEEVTRQVWALKWWDGRGMVLLLDDDAEAGAMLLERLSTPLTTRPIDEAIAVLGQLMRRLAVPAPEDALSTADIVKTRSAELEPQWERLGRPFDAAILREALDIAPTETTSTAAVNGDFHSGQVLAGHRETWLTVDPVLYRGDIEFDLGRVLWWDLDKMTEIVPYFDIAVREAGLDRDRARDWVIWRTVDYWLWGLNSGLTEDPVRCARLVNALCR, from the coding sequence GTGATCGAGCTGCCCGCGACGTTCCTCCGGATGCCTCGTTGGTGGACGGAAGGGCAGGCCTGGCTGGAGTCGTTGCCCCAGGCAGTGGACGAGCAGTGCCGCCGCTGGAACCTCGTCGTCGCAGGTCCGGTCGCGCACGGTTCGAACGCGATCGTCGTACCGGTCGTGCGCGACGGCATCGAGCTCGCACTGCGGATGTCGGAGCCCGGCGAGGAGGTCACGCGGCAGGTCTGGGCGCTGAAATGGTGGGACGGCCGCGGCATGGTCCTGTTGCTGGACGACGACGCCGAGGCCGGCGCGATGCTGCTCGAGCGGCTGTCGACGCCCTTGACGACGCGGCCGATCGACGAGGCGATCGCCGTACTCGGGCAGCTGATGCGCAGACTCGCCGTACCCGCACCGGAGGACGCGCTGTCGACCGCGGACATCGTGAAGACGCGGTCGGCCGAGCTGGAGCCGCAGTGGGAGCGGCTCGGCCGCCCGTTCGACGCCGCGATCCTGCGCGAGGCGCTCGACATTGCTCCGACCGAGACGACCTCGACAGCAGCGGTCAACGGCGACTTCCACTCCGGCCAGGTCCTCGCGGGACACCGGGAGACGTGGCTGACCGTCGATCCTGTGCTCTACCGCGGCGATATCGAGTTCGACCTCGGCCGCGTGCTGTGGTGGGACCTCGACAAGATGACCGAGATCGTCCCGTACTTCGATATCGCGGTCCGCGAAGCCGGTCTGGACCGGGACCGCGCCCGCGACTGGGTGATCTGGCGGACCGTCGACTACTGGCTGTGGGGACTGAACTCAGGGCTGACCGAGGATCCGGTCCGCTGTGCCCGACTGGTCAACGCCCTTTGTAGATGA
- a CDS encoding methyltransferase domain-containing protein, which translates to MGGEVDGDGLRFDPEVSRQIESVYTTPDVVEQRRVVRAALALRPGDRVLDVGVGPGLLAAEMAGEVGPDGRICGIDISESMLAIASTRADVPGGPGIELELATVARIPHPAESFDVVVSTQVFEYVDDVAGALEEVRRVLRPAGRVVLLDTDWGSVVWRSSDDERMARVLTAFEDHLADPHLPRTLADVLAKTGFTPTHEQVVPLLNTAYDARTYSAGLIDIVSDFVPGHAGVTEDEARAWADDLRSLGPSYFFSLNRYLFVASAL; encoded by the coding sequence ATGGGCGGAGAGGTAGACGGTGACGGGTTGCGGTTCGACCCCGAGGTTTCCCGGCAGATCGAGTCGGTGTACACGACGCCGGATGTCGTCGAGCAGCGGCGGGTGGTGCGGGCAGCCTTGGCGTTGCGGCCGGGGGACCGGGTGCTGGACGTCGGTGTCGGGCCGGGGTTGCTGGCGGCGGAGATGGCCGGTGAGGTCGGGCCGGACGGGCGGATCTGCGGGATCGACATCAGCGAGAGCATGCTGGCGATCGCGAGCACCCGCGCCGACGTTCCGGGCGGCCCCGGCATCGAGTTGGAGCTGGCCACGGTCGCGCGCATCCCGCATCCGGCCGAGAGCTTCGACGTGGTGGTGTCGACCCAGGTCTTCGAGTACGTCGACGACGTGGCCGGCGCGCTCGAAGAGGTACGCCGGGTGCTCCGGCCGGCCGGTCGCGTCGTACTGCTCGACACCGACTGGGGTTCGGTGGTGTGGCGCTCGAGTGACGACGAGCGAATGGCCCGGGTGCTGACCGCATTCGAGGACCATCTGGCCGATCCACATCTGCCCCGGACGCTGGCCGACGTACTGGCGAAGACCGGTTTCACGCCGACTCACGAGCAGGTGGTGCCGCTGCTCAACACGGCATACGACGCGCGCACGTACAGTGCCGGGCTGATCGACATCGTGTCGGACTTCGTGCCCGGTCATGCGGGTGTGACGGAAGACGAAGCGCGTGCCTGGGCAGACGATCTGCGGAGTCTGGGGCCGAGCTACTTCTTCAGCCTGAACAGGTATCTGTTCGTCGCGTCCGCTCTGTGA
- a CDS encoding MFS transporter, which yields MSSTVTPERLTGRAWVVLFVLCGAIFLEGIDVSMMGVALPSIRAELGLATGELQWIVSAYALSYGGFVLLGGRAADLLGRRRMFVTWLVVFLLFSGLGGFATEGWVLILARFVTGVAAAFMTPAGLSIITTTYPEGPQRNKALLVYAGTAAGGFSLGMVTGGLLSAIDWRWVFFAPVIVSAVILVGAILLIPRDIAAKPSGGFDLAGALTLTGSMLLLVATVVRAPDVPPAQTTATAAVGVVLLAAFVLIEQRVSSPLIRLALLRNTALVRANLGAILLVGSFVGFQFIAVLYLQELRGWSELETGLALMVIGIDAVLAPTLTPWLVNRFGNGRVVLGGFVLAALAYTAFLPLGQTFAAMLPAFLLLGLAFALTYGPLTIAATERVAEDEQGLASGVLTTSFQFGSALGLAVVAAVLAAAGELTAEGFRTGLAVPLAAAVLGIVIAAVPVRERAGANG from the coding sequence GTGTCATCAACCGTCACCCCGGAGCGACTGACCGGCCGCGCCTGGGTTGTTCTGTTCGTCCTCTGCGGCGCGATCTTCCTCGAAGGCATCGACGTCTCGATGATGGGCGTCGCGCTGCCGTCGATCCGGGCCGAGCTCGGCCTGGCGACCGGCGAGCTGCAGTGGATCGTCAGCGCGTACGCGCTCAGCTACGGCGGCTTCGTGCTGCTCGGCGGCCGCGCCGCGGATCTGCTCGGCCGGCGCCGGATGTTCGTCACCTGGCTGGTCGTGTTCCTGCTGTTCAGCGGCCTCGGCGGATTCGCGACCGAGGGCTGGGTGCTGATCCTGGCCCGCTTCGTCACCGGTGTCGCCGCCGCCTTCATGACCCCGGCCGGCCTGTCCATCATCACCACGACCTACCCCGAGGGACCACAACGCAACAAAGCTCTCCTGGTGTACGCCGGGACCGCGGCCGGTGGGTTCTCGTTGGGAATGGTCACGGGCGGACTGCTCAGCGCGATCGACTGGCGCTGGGTGTTCTTCGCGCCGGTGATCGTCTCGGCGGTCATCCTGGTCGGAGCGATTCTGCTGATCCCACGGGACATCGCAGCAAAGCCAAGCGGTGGCTTCGACCTGGCCGGCGCACTCACGCTGACCGGATCGATGTTGTTGCTTGTAGCAACAGTAGTCCGGGCGCCCGATGTACCGCCGGCGCAGACGACGGCGACCGCAGCGGTGGGCGTGGTACTGCTGGCAGCTTTCGTGCTGATCGAGCAGCGGGTATCCAGTCCGTTGATCAGGCTCGCGCTGTTGCGGAACACCGCGCTCGTCCGGGCGAATCTCGGGGCGATTCTGCTGGTCGGATCATTCGTCGGATTCCAGTTCATCGCGGTGCTGTATTTGCAGGAGCTGCGCGGCTGGTCCGAGTTGGAGACCGGCCTCGCGTTGATGGTGATCGGCATCGACGCCGTACTGGCTCCGACGCTTACGCCCTGGCTGGTGAACAGATTCGGCAACGGACGCGTGGTGCTCGGCGGATTCGTCCTCGCGGCCCTCGCCTACACCGCGTTCCTGCCGCTGGGACAGACGTTCGCAGCGATGCTGCCGGCGTTCCTGCTGCTCGGGCTCGCGTTCGCGCTGACGTACGGACCGTTGACGATCGCGGCGACCGAGCGGGTGGCCGAGGACGAGCAAGGACTGGCGAGCGGCGTACTGACGACGTCGTTCCAGTTCGGGTCCGCACTCGGGTTGGCGGTGGTGGCCGCGGTGCTGGCCGCGGCCGGCGAACTCACCGCCGAAGGTTTCCGCACCGGACTCGCGGTACCGCTCGCGGCCGCAGTACTGGGAATTGTCATCGCGGCAGTTCCGGTGCGTGAGCGCGCCGGTGCAAACGGTTAG
- a CDS encoding winged helix-turn-helix transcriptional regulator, translating to MEEGTSKEPSHSCCTEDAFQWDTREDCDVRQILDRIGDKWSLLVIALLDNRCMRFTELKKTIDGISQRMLTVTLRQLERDGLVSRTVHPVVPPRVDYELTPLGVTLHATIQSLVSWTETHQAEIATARARYDAVSSSA from the coding sequence GTGGAAGAAGGCACTTCAAAGGAACCGAGTCACTCCTGCTGCACCGAGGACGCGTTCCAGTGGGACACCCGGGAGGACTGCGACGTCCGCCAGATCCTCGACCGGATCGGCGACAAGTGGTCGCTGCTGGTGATCGCGTTGCTGGACAACCGCTGCATGCGGTTCACCGAGTTGAAGAAGACCATCGACGGCATCAGTCAGCGGATGCTGACGGTCACGCTGCGCCAGTTGGAGCGTGACGGGCTGGTCAGCCGGACCGTGCATCCCGTCGTACCGCCACGCGTCGATTACGAGCTCACCCCGCTCGGTGTCACCCTGCACGCGACGATCCAGTCGCTCGTCAGCTGGACGGAGACGCATCAGGCGGAGATCGCCACGGCACGAGCCCGGTACGACGCAGTCAGCTCGTCCGCGTGA